One segment of Sesamum indicum cultivar Zhongzhi No. 13 linkage group LG4, S_indicum_v1.0, whole genome shotgun sequence DNA contains the following:
- the LOC110011852 gene encoding uncharacterized protein LOC110011852 isoform X2 gives MRRPPFGLRLLFLQELQESKKDSVALSMWSGAAVAKPGSKLLCETRVEGVANKDAGVDIDEENSQDGSPNWRFWRALPFGGFPFGG, from the exons ATGCGCCGACCACCATTTGGCCTCCGTCTCTTATTTCTTCag GAATTGCAAGAGTCAAAAAAAGACAGTGTTGCACTTTCAATGTGGAGTGGAGCAGCAGTGGCAAAACCTGGTTCGAAGCTGTTGTGCGAGACAAGGGTTGAGGGAGTTGCAAACAAAGATGCCGGTGTAGACATTGATGAGGAGAACAGCCAAGATGGCTCCCCGAATTGGAGATTTTGGAGGGCTCTTCCCTTTGG